The following coding sequences lie in one Kamptonema formosum PCC 6407 genomic window:
- a CDS encoding anthrone oxygenase family protein: MSALARLQPAQGISAMQAINITAINPLFMTALFGTAAACIFLAISSLLKWHQSAAYLLVGSLLYLVGTVGVTIAFNVPLNDALAIVTPDSTEGANLWARYLTDWTFWNHVRTIAALAASALLTIALCV; this comes from the coding sequence ATGAGTGCCCTTGCCCGACTTCAACCAGCACAGGGTATTAGCGCCATGCAAGCTATCAATATCACGGCGATTAATCCGTTGTTTATGACGGCGCTATTCGGAACGGCTGCGGCTTGCATCTTTCTGGCTATTTCGTCACTGTTAAAATGGCATCAATCCGCTGCTTACTTGCTCGTTGGTAGCCTGCTCTATCTCGTTGGTACAGTAGGCGTGACGATCGCCTTCAATGTACCGCTAAATGATGCGCTGGCGATTGTCACGCCGGACAGCACTGAGGGCGCGAATCTATGGGCTAGATACCTTACCGACTGGACATTCTGGAACCACGTTAGGACAATCGCCGCCCTTGCAGCATCGGCATTGCTGACGATCGCGCTCTGTGTATAG
- a CDS encoding FMN-dependent NADH-azoreductase, translating into MARLLHIDSSPRGERSHSRRLTREFVEAWKQTHPNDLVTYRDIGRNPVPHVDEMWIAGAYTPPEERTPQLQEGIRISDELIDEFLAADFYVMGIPMYNFSVPSTFKAYIDQIVRPGRTFAFAPEKSTNPYKPLVLGKKMLIVTARGASGFQPGQRNEKMNHQDPYLRTVFGFIGITDISFIHFENDESDGKNFAELIASARTQVAQLVGSYSRLQASEVR; encoded by the coding sequence ATGGCACGCTTGTTACACATTGATTCTAGTCCGCGCGGTGAGCGATCGCACTCTCGCAGGCTTACACGAGAATTTGTTGAAGCTTGGAAACAAACTCATCCTAACGATCTTGTCACCTATCGAGATATCGGTCGCAATCCCGTTCCCCATGTGGATGAAATGTGGATTGCAGGGGCCTATACACCCCCAGAGGAGCGCACCCCTCAACTTCAGGAAGGGATTCGGATTAGCGATGAACTTATAGATGAATTCTTAGCTGCCGATTTCTATGTCATGGGCATTCCCATGTACAATTTTAGCGTTCCCAGTACCTTCAAGGCATATATTGACCAGATTGTACGTCCCGGACGAACCTTTGCTTTTGCGCCAGAAAAGTCTACAAATCCTTACAAACCTCTCGTACTGGGTAAGAAAATGTTGATCGTTACGGCGCGAGGTGCTTCTGGCTTTCAACCTGGCCAGCGCAATGAGAAGATGAATCATCAAGACCCGTATTTAAGAACTGTTTTTGGATTTATTGGCATCACCGATATCAGCTTTATCCATTTTGAAAATGACGAGTCTGATGGCAAAAATTTCGCTGAATTGATCGCATCTGCTCGTACTCAAGTGGCTCAATTAGTGGGAAGTTACAGCAGATTGCAGGCAAGTGAAGTACGGTAA
- a CDS encoding bifunctional aminoglycoside phosphotransferase/ATP-binding protein yields MLDASLPPLIQQMLRSDFYPHSVTEPIELLQTHISFVLLTGDFAYKLKKPVNFGFLDYSTLEKRHHFCTEELRMNQRGAPELYLEVLPIYHKGDNIFTLEPFSLPVEYVLKMQQFSQDFLFVNMFEQGRLNEKHLESLGRDLANFHASAQVSDYIRKFGEIPPIREVINNNYRLSEKYIGGPQTQKQYDETRQYTEVFFSERQKLFASRIQSNKIRECHGDLHLKNIALWHDKIMLFDCIEFNEPFRFVDVMYDVAFTVMDLEARGRKDLANAFLNTYIEQTGDWEGIQILRFYLIRQAYVRANVTAFLLDDPAVPIIEKNQAEETAAHYYQLAYDYTKSCQGQMILMSGLSGSGKSTVARYLARHFNAIHIRSDAVRKHLGGVPLYERGGDDLYSSEMNGKTYSRLLELGILLAKEGYTVILDAKYDRNNLRMDAINCAETNNISGKIIHCTAPIEVLRSRLQNRTGDIADATVDLLTSQQLAAEPFTEIEKRYLITIDTTQDLDLQIGNW; encoded by the coding sequence ATGTTAGATGCTTCTCTTCCTCCTCTAATTCAGCAGATGTTACGGTCAGATTTTTATCCTCACTCCGTGACAGAACCAATTGAACTGCTTCAAACTCATATTTCTTTTGTACTGCTAACGGGAGATTTTGCCTACAAACTCAAGAAACCAGTCAACTTTGGTTTTTTAGACTATTCAACTTTAGAAAAACGCCATCATTTTTGCACAGAAGAGTTGCGAATGAACCAGCGGGGAGCGCCAGAACTGTACCTAGAAGTTTTGCCTATATATCATAAAGGTGACAATATTTTCACCCTAGAACCTTTTAGCTTACCAGTGGAATACGTGCTAAAAATGCAGCAATTTTCTCAGGATTTCCTGTTTGTGAATATGTTTGAGCAGGGACGGCTAAATGAAAAACATTTAGAGAGTTTGGGGCGAGATTTGGCGAACTTTCACGCTAGCGCCCAAGTTAGCGACTATATTCGCAAATTTGGGGAAATTCCTCCTATTCGGGAGGTTATTAATAACAATTATCGACTCTCGGAAAAATATATTGGTGGGCCGCAAACTCAAAAACAGTATGACGAAACTAGGCAATATACAGAAGTGTTTTTTAGCGAGAGGCAAAAACTATTTGCTAGCCGCATTCAAAGTAACAAAATTCGTGAGTGTCATGGCGATTTACATTTGAAAAATATAGCTCTGTGGCACGATAAAATCATGTTATTTGATTGCATTGAGTTCAACGAGCCTTTCCGTTTTGTTGATGTTATGTATGACGTAGCTTTTACGGTCATGGATTTGGAAGCGCGGGGGCGTAAAGACTTAGCAAATGCGTTCTTGAATACATATATTGAACAAACTGGAGATTGGGAAGGAATACAAATTTTGCGATTTTATTTGATCCGTCAGGCTTATGTAAGAGCAAACGTAACTGCTTTTTTACTAGACGATCCGGCTGTGCCAATTATTGAGAAAAATCAGGCTGAAGAAACAGCGGCACACTATTATCAACTAGCTTATGATTACACAAAATCTTGCCAAGGACAAATGATTTTGATGTCGGGTTTGTCTGGTTCTGGTAAGAGTACAGTTGCTCGATATTTAGCACGCCATTTTAATGCAATTCACATTCGCTCTGATGCGGTACGAAAACATTTAGGTGGCGTTCCTTTGTATGAGCGTGGTGGGGATGATTTATATTCTAGTGAGATGAATGGCAAGACTTACAGCCGATTGTTGGAATTGGGAATATTACTAGCGAAGGAAGGTTATACAGTTATTTTGGATGCGAAATACGATCGCAATAATTTGAGAATGGACGCTATTAATTGTGCTGAAACTAATAACATTTCTGGGAAAATAATTCACTGTACAGCACCTATTGAAGTGTTGCGATCGCGCCTTCAAAATCGCACGGGGGATATTGCCGATGCAACTGTTGATTTATTGACCTCACAGCAGTTGGCGGCTGAACCTTTCACGGAAATTGAAAAAAGGTATTTGATAACTATAGATACGACTCAGGATTTAGATTTACAAATTGGTAATTGGTAA
- a CDS encoding abortive infection family protein encodes MKISEKTISALGAIITGDGGLSPYRSGPQLVSFFNEFGLKDIYGSGFPSRWSYAEEKLRDFNDTPTMKDIVIATFDPRHFLGTKYSINAAVEHLNQFIEFDNYQLLPAGKKWELYKLGGSQIDLSHPYNNSVELTHIFIYEQIKKCDRKLAEGDFDGAITNARSLVEAVLSAIEKEFDSNPPKYDGNLPKLYKRVQKHLNLSPDQESLAEYLRQILSGLSSIIHGLATLRNEMSDAHVILYKPLEHHARLAVNSAKTLCDFLFETKEYQIQKKKNSAT; translated from the coding sequence ATGAAGATATCAGAAAAAACAATATCGGCTCTCGGAGCTATTATAACGGGTGATGGAGGGCTTTCACCCTATCGTTCTGGCCCACAACTCGTTTCGTTTTTTAATGAATTTGGTTTAAAGGATATATACGGTAGTGGTTTTCCTTCTCGTTGGTCTTACGCCGAAGAGAAGTTGCGTGATTTCAATGATACGCCAACCATGAAAGATATAGTAATTGCCACCTTTGATCCTCGTCATTTTCTTGGAACGAAATACAGTATTAATGCTGCGGTCGAACACCTCAACCAATTTATTGAATTTGATAACTATCAATTACTACCTGCGGGTAAGAAATGGGAACTTTACAAGCTAGGTGGTTCTCAAATTGATTTATCACATCCCTACAATAATTCGGTTGAACTCACACACATCTTTATTTACGAGCAAATTAAAAAATGTGACAGGAAACTTGCTGAAGGCGACTTTGATGGAGCAATAACTAATGCACGATCTCTCGTTGAGGCAGTTTTATCTGCAATTGAAAAAGAGTTTGATAGTAATCCACCAAAATACGATGGGAACCTTCCGAAGCTTTATAAGAGGGTTCAAAAACATTTGAATCTTTCTCCAGATCAGGAAAGTCTTGCAGAATATTTACGGCAAATCCTCTCAGGGCTATCAAGCATAATTCATGGCTTGGCTACTTTGCGAAATGAGATGAGTGATGCTCATGTCATTTTGTATAAACCATTAGAGCATCATGCAAGGTTAGCAGTTAATTCGGCTAAAACACTTTGTGATTTTCTATTTGAAACGAAAGAGTATCAAATCCAGAAGAAGAAAAACAGTGCCACTTAA
- a CDS encoding VOC family protein yields MTTKIFVNLPVKNLNKSVDFFTSLGFQFNPLFTDETATCMIVGEDIFVMLLTEDKFKTFTPKEICDATKNTEVLVCLSTESREKVDEMVRKAVAAGGTTYTEPQDHGFMYGHGFQDLDGHIWEIMYMEPDTIN; encoded by the coding sequence ATGACTACTAAAATTTTCGTGAATCTACCCGTCAAAAATCTCAATAAGTCTGTGGATTTCTTTACTAGCCTCGGCTTTCAGTTTAATCCCCTATTTACTGACGAGACGGCGACTTGCATGATTGTGGGCGAGGATATATTCGTGATGTTATTGACTGAAGACAAGTTCAAGACCTTCACGCCGAAAGAAATTTGTGATGCAACAAAAAACACAGAAGTGCTTGTATGTTTGTCTACCGAGAGCCGAGAAAAAGTTGATGAAATGGTTCGCAAGGCAGTCGCCGCTGGCGGAACAACATACACTGAACCGCAAGATCATGGTTTTATGTATGGACATGGATTTCAAGATTTAGATGGTCACATTTGGGAAATTATGTACATGGAGCCAGATACAATAAATTAG
- a CDS encoding MAPEG family protein — protein MNAPIPTIDMTFPLWGLAIFIVWTITVVALLLTVRIRHLSAGGSPKEFGIQNDESLLWRLFRVQSNLVENLPLYIGVVFLLTVRGVSGTVVDLLVVVYMIFRIVHSLIHIAGLNPIFRVLSLVIQLVCLVTLTALAIF, from the coding sequence ATGAATGCACCCATACCTACTATCGATATGACCTTCCCTCTCTGGGGTTTAGCAATTTTCATCGTGTGGACGATTACTGTCGTTGCTCTTCTGCTTACGGTCAGGATTCGCCATTTATCCGCTGGTGGCTCTCCCAAAGAGTTCGGAATACAAAATGATGAAAGCTTGCTTTGGCGACTATTTCGGGTACAGTCCAACTTAGTAGAAAACCTCCCTTTATATATAGGTGTTGTCTTTCTGCTCACGGTTCGCGGCGTATCGGGAACAGTGGTAGATTTGCTGGTTGTTGTGTACATGATATTTCGGATTGTGCATTCCCTGATTCATATAGCTGGACTTAATCCGATTTTTCGGGTCTTAAGCTTAGTTATTCAGTTAGTTTGTTTGGTTACTTTGACTGCTTTGGCAATCTTTTAG
- a CDS encoding VOC family protein: MQITASAISLNVDDVTASATFVKQHFGFSEDMSADGFVSLSRKDAGFNLIFLRTGLESFKPTQMRGHRADGLLVVFVVDDIDGEYVRLQAEGVAIATPIETEPWGERFFQVADPNGVIIQLVQWISEVNPQL, encoded by the coding sequence ATGCAGATTACTGCTTCAGCTATTTCACTCAATGTTGATGATGTTACGGCATCGGCTACGTTCGTCAAGCAACACTTTGGCTTTAGCGAAGATATGTCAGCCGACGGTTTCGTTTCCCTCTCCAGAAAGGACGCTGGTTTTAACCTTATTTTCCTTCGGACTGGACTGGAAAGCTTCAAACCTACGCAGATGCGCGGACATCGAGCAGATGGTCTGTTAGTTGTGTTCGTGGTGGATGATATTGATGGTGAATACGTGCGATTACAAGCAGAAGGCGTGGCGATCGCAACACCAATCGAGACAGAACCTTGGGGAGAGAGATTCTTTCAGGTTGCCGATCCAAACGGTGTCATTATTCAACTCGTCCAGTGGATTTCTGAAGTAAACCCGCAGCTATAA
- a CDS encoding helix-turn-helix domain-containing protein produces MEMPRGDETQTTCFPILSSQKQGWENIIVEEFQHPPGEGSTHYSDEHTICLSLAPRPVRLLQIKGGRTHAGLCGKGDISITPAKTPFFARWDGDDRYLEIRIASRFIQSVARESLAMNPDRLELLPEFRTRDPQIEAMGMLLFAELKQENLGGRLYIESLANVLAIHLLRQYSAVKSQLSIYEGGLPERQVLQILEYINEHLNQDIKLADLAELLGMSQFHFSHQFKQSIGIAPYQYLLQQRVERAKQLLKQTDRSIMEIAFLCGFNSHSHLSKQFRQFTGMTPKAYRMN; encoded by the coding sequence ATGGAGATGCCAAGGGGTGATGAAACTCAAACAACCTGCTTTCCTATCTTGTCTAGTCAAAAGCAGGGTTGGGAAAATATTATAGTCGAGGAATTTCAGCATCCGCCAGGAGAGGGAAGCACTCATTACAGCGATGAACACACAATTTGTCTGTCTCTTGCACCTCGTCCTGTTCGCTTGCTGCAAATCAAGGGAGGAAGAACCCATGCGGGACTATGTGGGAAAGGCGATATTTCCATAACACCTGCCAAGACACCATTTTTTGCACGTTGGGATGGTGACGATCGCTACTTGGAGATTCGGATTGCGTCTCGTTTTATTCAAAGCGTTGCTAGAGAATCTCTAGCGATGAATCCCGATCGACTTGAATTACTCCCAGAATTTCGCACGCGCGACCCTCAAATTGAGGCAATGGGAATGCTACTTTTTGCTGAACTAAAACAAGAAAATTTAGGCGGAAGACTTTATATTGAATCACTGGCAAATGTATTAGCAATACATCTGCTGAGACAATATTCTGCGGTCAAATCTCAGCTTTCAATTTATGAGGGTGGCTTACCTGAACGTCAAGTTTTGCAAATTTTGGAATACATCAATGAACATTTGAATCAAGATATTAAGCTGGCAGATTTAGCCGAATTATTGGGGATGAGTCAATTTCATTTCAGCCATCAGTTTAAGCAATCAATCGGGATAGCTCCTTATCAATATCTGCTTCAGCAACGAGTAGAACGGGCAAAGCAATTGTTGAAACAAACAGATCGATCGATTATGGAAATTGCTTTTTTATGTGGGTTCAATAGTCACAGTCATTTGAGCAAACAGTTTCGGCAATTTACAGGTATGACACCGAAAGCATACAGAATGAATTAG